DNA from Demetria terragena DSM 11295:
GAGCGATCCCGGGAGGCTGAAACCGCTACCCGTTCTCGCCTCGGCATCGGTCTTGAGTGACATCGACACCGCAAGGTAGAGCGGTAGAAGGACCGTCAGTGAGCAGGCCACCAGCAGCAGGGTGACCTTCCAATTGCTGCGCTCTCGAGTGGCCGGTACACGTCGCTTCGTCGGCGTGACGGTCGGTGGTGCGGACTGGTCAACATGGCTCACAGGGACACTCCTCGGCCTCGGATCAAACGCAGTTGCACCAGCGAGATCGCCACCGTGACCACAAAGAAGATGACGGCATTGGCCATCTGGTAGGCGTAGTCACCCGTTTGGAACCCCGTGAAAATCGTCATGGCCACCGACGTGGTCGCCGTTCCCGGCCCGCCACCGGTCAGACCGACGATGACGTCATAGGCGTTCAGGAAGTTCTTGAAGGACAGGATCGTGTTGATGACCACATATCCCAGGACCAGCGGGAAGGTGATGCTGCGAAACACCCGCCACGAACTCGCCCCGTCGAGGGAGGCTGCTTCATAGAGTTCTTTTGGGATGGACAGCAGACCAGCCAGGTAGATGATGATCGCGCTGGGCGCGGCCTGCCACGCCGTCACGATGACCACGCTCAACCAGGCCCAGTTCGGGCTGGCGATGAGACTCGATTCGCCGCCGGTCCACCCCAGACTCTCCGCAATCTGCGGCAAGGAGGTCGCGAAAAAGTACTTGAAGACGTACGCGACGATGATGGCTGACAGCACCATCGGGATGATGAAGATCGTGCGCAACTGCTTCTTTAGCCGGATCTTGGCGTTCAACCCGATGGCCAGCGCGAGCGCCAGCATGTTGACCAGGATCGTGGTCACCAACGAGAACCCAATAGTGAAGCGGTAAGACTCCAGAATCGCAGGGTCATCCAACATGGAGGAGAAGTTCGCCAGACCCACGAAGGACCAGTCGCCGAAGCCGGCGTAGTTGGTAAGGCTGAAGAACATTCCGGCGATCGCCGGCAGGGTGATGAAGAGCGTGAAGAGAGCGACCGCCGGGAACAACATCAGCGCGTACGTTCGGTCGACGCGGCCGCGCGGACTGGGCGACGTGGCCGCGGGCTCCGTCGATGCGGAGTCCGCGGGCTGGCTGGTTCCGGCAGGAGCCGGTGGGATGACACTCATGACTCTCCTTGATTCCGGCTCACGCCGCGGCTCGCTGGGCGCGGCGTGCCCAGGCTCCATCGAGGCGCCGCAGGAACCCGTCGACGTCCTTGGTCAGGAACAGGTCCTGGAGATAACTAGGCAACGGGATCGACTCCGAGATGTAGGTTCCGGCGCCCTGATAGAAGCGACCGCTGCGGATATAGGGGTCAAGCCCGGTGAGGCGCGGATCTCGTTGCTGCGGTGGGTTCTTGATCGGTGACGTTGCCAGGTTCTTCGCGTTATAGGCATTCATTACCGACGGCTGCATGAGGTAGGACACCATCTGGCGGGCGCCCTTCGCGTCGCCCGATTGCTCCGGTATCCACAACGCAAGGTCGAGATTCACGCGCACCTTCGTTGTCCCCGGGTCATCGCTTCCCGGCAGCGCAAAGGTCCCGAGGCGCAGATCCGGTGCGGCCTGGCTGATCTCGCCAATGGCCCACGGCCCCTGAAGCAACATTGCGACGTCACCCCTGGCGAAGGCCGCATTGCCGTCGTTGTAGTTGCGACTGCCAGCATCACGATTGGAGTAGGCAAACAGTTCGACCATGCGCCGGGCCGCGTCCGCGAAGTCCTTGGTGAAGGAGACCTCCGCGTCGGGCCCCGCGTCCCCGCCCAACTCCTTGAGCCGCTCGAAGAAGGTCGTCACATCGAGGTTGCTGCCGCTGACGCAGTCGAAGATGCCCTGCCTGAGCGTCCAACCGTCGAGAAAGGTGGTGTAGAGCGGCAGCACATCGTTTTTCTGAAAGGTCTTGCACGCCTCGATGAGTTCGGGCCAGGTCTTGGGTACCGCCACGTCGTGCTTCTCGAATAGGCCGATGTTGTAGATGCATCCGGCAGCCGTCACCGAGTACGGCAAGACCGATGTACGTCCCTCGAACTGGGCGAACTGGTCGACCAGGTCCTGCACGTCATCTCGGATGGTCGAAGCAGCCGGGACGTCCGACAAATCCGTGAGCGCACCGCGCGACAGGAAGTTCGCCGTCTCGAGGTTGTAGTTGTAGCAGGCGACATCTGGTGGGGTGCCGCGCACGAACTGCGGGGTGAGTGCGGTGGTCGTGGCGTCATGGTTGACCCGGACTTCGGACTGGGAGGCGTTGAAATCCTTGACCAGGCCGCCGAAGTACTCGATGACCTCGGGCTTGTTCTGAAGAAATCGGATCGACGATGAGGATCCCCCACAGCCAGCGAGGCTGCCGCCGAGCGCGGACGCCCCCAGGCCGAGCAGGCCCCACCGCAGGGTGTCCCGCCGCGACGGTGGTCGGGCCAAGAACGAAACCATGGGACGCTCCGAATAAATCAAGGACAATTACTAAATTGACTTGCTTATAGTGTGGGTGACATAGGCCACTGTCAAGAGGACACCCAATGGGCGAACAGCCAACCGCCACGCCTGCTCCTCGCGGGAGCCAGGCGGCAGCCCTGCGCGCCTTACGCGCAGGGTCAGGTCTCACCGTCACCGAGCTCATGGCGGCAACCGACCTCTCTCGCCCGACGATCCACGCGGCCTGCGAAGAGCTGGTCCGCGCCGGCCTTGCCCTGGAGACCGAAGCCCCCAGTCGCCCAGCGACGCGCGGAAGGCCGCCACGCTCGTTCTCCTTCAACGCCCGCGCCACGTACGTCCTCGGTGTCGACGTGGGAGCCACCTCCGTGCGCAGCATGCTGACCGATCTGGGCACGCACATCCTTGGTGAAGCTGAGACCACCGGGCTCAGCGCCGACCTGTCGGCCGCCGAACGCATCTCGGTCATCCGCACCTGCATGCGAAGGTCCATGTCGACGGCGGGCGTACGCGCCAGCGACATCACGTCGGTGGGCGTGGGCATGCCTGCGCCAGTGCGACTTGACCGGCGCGTCATCGCGCTACCGGACTACCTTCGCGACCTCCCTGACGCGGATATCGCCGCCGCGCTAGCGGAATCGACAACCTGGAACGTCCTCATCGAAAACGACGCCAACCTCGCCG
Protein-coding regions in this window:
- a CDS encoding carbohydrate ABC transporter permease; this encodes MSVIPPAPAGTSQPADSASTEPAATSPSPRGRVDRTYALMLFPAVALFTLFITLPAIAGMFFSLTNYAGFGDWSFVGLANFSSMLDDPAILESYRFTIGFSLVTTILVNMLALALAIGLNAKIRLKKQLRTIFIIPMVLSAIIVAYVFKYFFATSLPQIAESLGWTGGESSLIASPNWAWLSVVIVTAWQAAPSAIIIYLAGLLSIPKELYEAASLDGASSWRVFRSITFPLVLGYVVINTILSFKNFLNAYDVIVGLTGGGPGTATTSVAMTIFTGFQTGDYAYQMANAVIFFVVTVAISLVQLRLIRGRGVSL
- a CDS encoding ABC transporter substrate-binding protein; this translates as MVSFLARPPSRRDTLRWGLLGLGASALGGSLAGCGGSSSSIRFLQNKPEVIEYFGGLVKDFNASQSEVRVNHDATTTALTPQFVRGTPPDVACYNYNLETANFLSRGALTDLSDVPAASTIRDDVQDLVDQFAQFEGRTSVLPYSVTAAGCIYNIGLFEKHDVAVPKTWPELIEACKTFQKNDVLPLYTTFLDGWTLRQGIFDCVSGSNLDVTTFFERLKELGGDAGPDAEVSFTKDFADAARRMVELFAYSNRDAGSRNYNDGNAAFARGDVAMLLQGPWAIGEISQAAPDLRLGTFALPGSDDPGTTKVRVNLDLALWIPEQSGDAKGARQMVSYLMQPSVMNAYNAKNLATSPIKNPPQQRDPRLTGLDPYIRSGRFYQGAGTYISESIPLPSYLQDLFLTKDVDGFLRRLDGAWARRAQRAAA